The following proteins are encoded in a genomic region of Cryptomeria japonica chromosome 11, Sugi_1.0, whole genome shotgun sequence:
- the LOC131860306 gene encoding RING-H2 finger protein ATL57-like, with protein sequence MVRPRSSSSYVDGASASTGPVEQPPPSSSSYSVDDELRGPLEQPLEMGVYSYRCHGEEQQEECVICLCEYQEGDSLVALPRCQHCFHVECIRRWFKCQLRCPICNASPFQELGSHAGKDVALQIPLPPLLVAGNMREGNLGSEHNV encoded by the coding sequence ATGGTGAGACCACGATCTTCCTCTTCCTATGTTGATGGTGCATCGGCATCGACCGGCCCAGTAGAGCAGCCGCCTCCATCGTCCTCTTCTTACTCTGTTGATGATGAATTGCGGGGCCCATTAGAGCAACCCCTTGAAATGGGTGTTTATAGTTACAGATGTCATGGAGAAGAGCAGCAGGAGGAGTGCGTCATCTGCCTGTGTGAATACCAGGAGGGGGACTCGTTGGTGGCGCTGCCACGTTGTCAGCACTGTTTCCACGTGGAGTGCATTCGGAGGTGGTTTAAGTGCCAGCTAAGATGTCCCATCTGCAATGCATCTCCGTTTCAGGAATTGGGATCCCATGCTGGAAAAGATGTTGCTCTTCAAATTCCACTTCCGCCACTTTTGGTTGCAGGAAATATGAGGGAGGGAAACCTAGGGAGCGAACACAACGTGTAA